From Calothrix sp. PCC 6303, a single genomic window includes:
- a CDS encoding XisI protein codes for MDKLTKYQEYVTKLLTNYASDDISDNDVEVQLILDTERNHYQWMNVGWQGLNRIYRCVMHFDIKDGKIWLQQNLTDRNPAEELVVMGVPPEDIVLGLQAPYKRQYTDYGVA; via the coding sequence GTGGATAAACTAACAAAATATCAAGAGTATGTTACAAAACTTTTGACGAACTATGCCAGTGATGATATATCAGATAACGATGTCGAGGTTCAACTCATTTTAGACACAGAACGTAATCATTATCAATGGATGAATGTCGGTTGGCAAGGATTGAATCGTATTTATCGATGCGTGATGCATTTTGATATTAAGGATGGCAAAATCTGGCTACAACAGAATTTAACCGATCGCAATCCCGCAGAGGAGTTAGTAGTGATGGGAGTACCACCAGAGGATATTGTCTTGGGTTTGCAAGCTCCATACAAGCGTCAATATACTGATTACGGTGTCGCTTAA